In Cryptomeria japonica chromosome 10, Sugi_1.0, whole genome shotgun sequence, a genomic segment contains:
- the LOC131051688 gene encoding uncharacterized protein LOC131051688 isoform X1 codes for MYRCSSCLMDHPGIFSESCSLSKYKYKFSRCASFKNFSGLKSRESSAVELYFTFRRALSESILMLPLSRNEETNQRIGVCHLCRVMWSRKNGLLVATDRLLMMNSLNQESHHENSFSFGEVQSERDMIHHSSPLEEHKNQVIHNFFDFVDSGSISENSVMAENWFGLKVGLDGMALVCTERGCDPAPLCEIDHTNEGSDIQDGGDRGRGEEEALEQNPAAQICIIKRCWKQTLTILFCSETMPGFCTRFSMT; via the exons ATGTATAGATGTTCTTCCTGTTTAATGGATCATCCTGGTATTTTTTCAGAGTCTTGTAGTCTTAGCAAATATAAGTACAAATTTTCTAGATGTGCTAGCTTTAAGAATTTCTCAGGCCTGAAAAGTAGGGAGTCCTCTGCAGTTGAGCTATATTTTACCTTTAGAAGGGCTCTGTCAGAAAGTATTCTGATGCTTCCTCTCAGCAGGAATGAGGAAACCAATCAGCGAATTGGGGTATGCCATTTGTGCAGAGTAATGTGGTCAAGGAAGAATGGGTTATTAGTTGCTACAGATAGGTTGCTTATGATGAATTCTCTCAATCAGGAAAGCCATCATGAGAATTCGTTTTCTTTTGGAGAAGTTCAATCTGAGAGGGATATGATCCACCATTCTAGCCCTCTAGAAGAACATAAAAACCAAGTAATccacaatttttttgattttgtggatagtggaagtatatCTGAGAATTCTGTGATGGCAGAGAACTGGTTTGGTTTAAAGGTTGGACTGGATGGAATGGCTTTGGTCTGCACTGAAAGAGGGTGCGACCCCGCCCCTTTATGTGAGATAGACCATACAAACGAAGGCTCTGACATTCAAGATGGTGGTGATCGTGGTAGAGGGGAAGAAGAAGCTCTGGAGCAGAATCCAGCAGCACAGATTTGTATTATCAAAAGATGTTGGAAGCAAACCCTGACAATACTCTTCTGCTCAGAAACTATGCCAGGTTTTTGCACAAG GTTCAGCATGACATGA
- the LOC131051688 gene encoding uncharacterized protein LOC131051688 isoform X2 — protein sequence MLEANPDNTLLLRNYARFLHKVQHDMKRAEECFSWAILASPGDGESMSLYAKFIWESHKDLALAETYFERAVEAAPQDCYVIASYDHFLWTCEEYEEGNDPTPYYRILNATGRPNLGSVITVAAEYFI from the exons ATGTTGGAAGCAAACCCTGACAATACTCTTCTGCTCAGAAACTATGCCAGGTTTTTGCACAAG GTTCAGCATGACATGAAAAGAGCAGAAGAATGCTTCTCCTGGGCCATATTGGCAAGCCCTGGGGATGGAGAGAGCATGTCACTGTATGCCAAATTCATATGGGAAAGCCACAAGGATTTAGCTCTGGCCGAAACTTACTTTGAAAGAGCAGTGGAAGCTGCCCCTCAAGACTG CTATGTTATTGCATCTTATGATCATTTCCTCTGGACCTGCGAAGAGTATGAAGAGGGGAATGACCCTACTCCCTACTATAGAATTTTAAATGCAACGGGTCGGCCCAATTTGGGCTCTGTAATTACTGTTGCTGCTGAATATTTCATCTAG